ATATGATAAAGAAACTTTTGATTTTTTCGGGCCTGTTAATTTCAACTAATTTTTGTTTTGCACAGAAAGCTGAAGTAGAAAATGCAGTTACGCTATTGACCAAACTGATGGTAAGCCCAGATAGTGCAGCTCTTGATAAGATTGTGCTTAATAATTTAAGCTACGGCCATTCGAGCGGAAAAATACAGACTAAACAGGAATTTATGCATTCGTTACTTTCTGGAGAATCTGATTTTGTAGATATCAATTTAACGGATCAATCTGTTATTATTCAGAATAAAACAGCCTTGGTCAGACATACCCTAAATGCTAAAACAAACGATAAAAATGTTCCCGGGAATGTGAAATTGTATATCCTTTTAATATGGAGTAAAGAAAAGGCAGGTTGGAAATTGCTTGGCAGACAGGCAGTTAAAGTGCCTTAGTTCAGATCCCAGTCTTGAGTCCTAAGTCGGTAATCAAAGACTAATGACTTAAGACTATTTAATCATTACCCCAGGTCGGTTTACCAATGGGATTTTGATCAGATTG
The nucleotide sequence above comes from Pedobacter riviphilus. Encoded proteins:
- a CDS encoding nuclear transport factor 2 family protein, which codes for MLKINVYGLFLCMVLDKFTASTPIQPDMIKKLLIFSGLLISTNFCFAQKAEVENAVTLLTKLMVSPDSAALDKIVLNNLSYGHSSGKIQTKQEFMHSLLSGESDFVDINLTDQSVIIQNKTALVRHTLNAKTNDKNVPGNVKLYILLIWSKEKAGWKLLGRQAVKVP